The genomic interval GTGGCCGCGGTCATCGCGGTGGCGATGTAACCGGGTGCGACGGCGTTGACGGTGATGTCGAAGGGGCCGAGTTCGATCGCCAGGGTGGCGGTGAGCCCCTGCACCCCGGCCTTGGCCGCCGCGTAGTTGACCTGGCCCCGGTTGCCGAGCGCGGAGCGGCTGCTGAGGTTGACGATCCGGCCGTACTTCGCCTTCACCATGTGCCGCTGCGCCGCCTGGCAGCAGTGGAACATGCTGGTCAGGTTGGTGGTGATCACCGCGTCCCACTCGTCGGCCGGCATCTTGAACAGCAGGTTGTCCCGGGTGATCCCGGCGTTGTTCACCAGCACGTCGAGCCGGCCGTACGCCGCGACGACCTCGTCGAAGGTGGCCGACACCGCCGCGCCGTCGGTGACGTCGCAGCCGTACCCGCTGGCTTTTCCGCCGGCCTGGATGATCTCCTCGGCGGTCTGCCGCGCCCGCTCGGCGGCCAGGTCGACGACGGCCACGGTGGCGCCCTCGGCGGCCAGTCGCCGCGCGGTGGCCGCACCGATCCCCTGGGCCGCCCCGGTGACGACGGCGACCCGGTCGGCGAATCTGCCCACGTTGCACTCCTCGCTGGTGACTTCGGGTGACCGGGAGCGCGTCTCGGAGCGAAGCGCCGCCCTGCCGGCAACCCGGGCCGGCGGTGTCCCGGCCGTTGCCCGCTAAACTAGCGCTGGAAGTTTTCCCGCGCCAGTCCCCCACCCGACCCCCCAGCCAATGGCCCGTCCATAGCCCCGAGCAGGAGGGCGACCGAGCATGCCGCGACCTCGTCAGGCCCTGTTGAGCCGGCAGCGGATCGTCGAGGCCGCCGCCGCGCTGATCGACGCCGAGGGGCTGGCGGCGCTCTCCACCCGCCGCCTGGCGACCGAACTCGGGGTACGCGGCCCGTCGCTCTACAACCACTTCGCCACCAAGGACGAGATCCTCGACGCGGTCGCCGACGCCATCACGGCAGAGGTCGACGTCTCCTACTTCGCCAGCCACGACTGGCGGGACGCGCTGCGGCTCTGGGGGCACTCCTACCGGCGGGCGCTCGCCGCGCACAGCAACATCGTGCCGTACCTGGCCCAGGGGCCGGGGCGGCGGCCGGCGGCGCTGGCGATGGCGGACGCCGTCTACGGGGGGTTGGTCAGGGCGGGCTGGCCGCCGGCCCGGGCCACCCACATCGGCGCGCTGATGCGCTATTTCGTCGCCGGTTCGGCGCTCGGCTCGTTCGCCCGGGGCTTCGTCGAGGACCCGCGGCTCTACGCCGCGCATCCGCACCTCGGTCAGGCACACCGGCTCGCCGAGCACCAGCGCAGCGTCGACGAGGGTGCCTTCGCGCTCGGCCTGGACGCCCTGATCGACGGTCTGGCCCGGACCTACGAGCGGATCGTCGGCCCGCTGCCACCGCTGCCGGAAACACCGCTGCCGGAAACACCGCTGCCGGAAAGCTGACCGGCGTCCCCGTCGCGGCCGGGGGTTCGCCGCGACGGGGACGCCGATCCGCTTGGCTGTCAGGTGTTGTTGGCCAGGGCCTTGGCTGTCAGGTGTTGTTGGCCAGGGCCAGCAGCCGGTCCCGGGCGCCGTTGAACCAGTCCCGGTCCACCGCGCCGGAGATCCCCGGCACGCTGCCGGTCGAGGTGTACTGCCACATCGTGTAGAAGCCCCAGCCGGCGGGCAGGGCGCCCGGCGCGCTCGCCCAGCGGGCGATCCACAGCGGACTCGTGCCGGCGAAGCCG from Plantactinospora sp. BC1 carries:
- the fabG gene encoding 3-oxoacyl-ACP reductase FabG encodes the protein MGRFADRVAVVTGAAQGIGAATARRLAAEGATVAVVDLAAERARQTAEEIIQAGGKASGYGCDVTDGAAVSATFDEVVAAYGRLDVLVNNAGITRDNLLFKMPADEWDAVITTNLTSMFHCCQAAQRHMVKAKYGRIVNLSSRSALGNRGQVNYAAAKAGVQGLTATLAIELGPFDITVNAVAPGYIATAMTAATAERVGATPAEHQKYAAEQTPLRRVGQPEEVAAVIAFLASDDASYVSGQTLYVNGGAR
- a CDS encoding TetR/AcrR family transcriptional regulator C-terminal domain-containing protein, which produces MPRPRQALLSRQRIVEAAAALIDAEGLAALSTRRLATELGVRGPSLYNHFATKDEILDAVADAITAEVDVSYFASHDWRDALRLWGHSYRRALAAHSNIVPYLAQGPGRRPAALAMADAVYGGLVRAGWPPARATHIGALMRYFVAGSALGSFARGFVEDPRLYAAHPHLGQAHRLAEHQRSVDEGAFALGLDALIDGLARTYERIVGPLPPLPETPLPETPLPES